In the Tribolium castaneum strain GA2 chromosome 1, icTriCast1.1, whole genome shotgun sequence genome, one interval contains:
- the LOC656414 gene encoding serine/threonine-protein kinase VRK1 isoform X2 gives MPRRANNSSSENDPPKKKTCSNSFDLRHGEYLKDITGKQWKLGKPVGVGGFGEIYLASDVLTKEVKTDCQYVAKVESHKNGPLFVEVNCYLRIAKREMIEEWKRAKNISSLGMPHYVASGSHVHKGEKYRFLILPKFDRDLEKVLQEKKILNLKTVLTISLQIIDVLEYIHSKGYMHSDIKASNILLSNQNKPKPTVCKRVSSGCTRVSSGYTFTSRLRACRKKPTRITRNLRPNAKVAFYLDDIPNFNQIFTNLYEKPTTTQDQIYLLDYGLASKFLTSNGEHKPFCVDERKAHAGTVLFCSRDAHKGVHSRRSDLESLGYNIIYWLTGTLPWAGDADNPEIVAKKKQRAMADVEYFMNYCFSEYPKFLEEYFKYIQKLEFQEKPDYSYCKKLFRESLKTNGYKDDSRFDFDNVQRNKLLKPTRIRKRTKENIRARKYIHTISRLPLQSNIPIKPLLRKKVKNKKVKPKANWFGELTDPEIILKQARKNSENTDANLASNVAELDINALNPTYAMIEVYNKCRERIDASPTYKSDSCIETVDGYTSAMMSVLEKMKKRRELELEEMAVNLSNTRSGRVQKRIRKPNRKYESPDWSPPQTRTSKPVMKKDQARKVKSGVLRRTYSLRG, from the exons ATGCCGAGACGTGCTAACAACAGTTCTTCGGAGAATGATCCCCCCAAAAAGAAGACTTGCAGCAACTCCTTTGATTTAAGACATGGGGAGTACCTAAAAGACATCACAGGGAAGCAGTGGAAATTGGGGAAACCTGTGGGTGTTGGGGGCTTTGGGGAGATCTACCTGGCCTCTGATGTCCTCACCAAAGAGGTCAAGACTGATTGTCAGTACGTGGCTAAGGTGGAAAGCCATAAAAACGGGCCGCTTTTTGTCGAAGTCAATTGTTACCTAAGGATTGCTAAACGCGAAATGA TTGAAGAGTGGAAGCGAGCAAAGAATATAAGTTCCCTCGGAATGCCCCACTATGTGGCGTCAGGTTCCCACGTCCACAAGGGTGAAAAGTATCGTTTCTTAATCCTCCCGAAATTTGACAGAGACTTGGAAAAAGTCCTCCAAGAGAAGAAAATCCTAAACCTTAAAACAGTGCTCACAATATCCCTCCAAATAATTGATGTTTTGGAATACATCCATAGTAAAGGCTACATGCACTCCGATATCAAGGCATCTAATATTCTTCTAAGTAACCAAAATAAGCCCAAACCAACCGTCTGTAAACGAGTGTCAAGCGGCTGCACACGAGTATCAAGCGGCTACACTTTCACCAGCCGTCTCCGTGCATGTCGCAAAAAACCAACCAGAATCACTAGAAACTTAAGGCCGAACGCTAAAGTCGCCTTTTATCTCGACGACataccaaattttaatcaaatctTCACTAATT TGTAtgaaaaaccaacaacaacaCAGGACCAGATTTATCTCCTTGATTACGGTCTGGCGTCCAAATTTCTAACATCAAATGGCGAACATAAACCGTTTTGCGTTGACGAACGTAAAGCTCACGCTGGgactgttttattttgttcgcGTGATGCTCACAAGGGGGTGCATTCGCGACGCTCAGATTTGGAGTCTTTGGGGtacaatattatttattgGCTGACTGGGACTCTGCCATGGGCTGGTGATGCAGACAACCCGGAAATCGTAGccaaaaaaaagcaaagaGCTATGGCTGATGTGGAGTATTTCATGAATTACTGTTTCAGTGAATATCCTAAGTTTTTGGAAGAATATTTTAAGTATATTCAGAAACTGGAATTTCAG GAAAAGCCTGACTACAGCTACTGTAAGAAGCTCTTTAGGGAAAGTCTGAAAACGAACGGTTACAAAGACGATTCGCGCTTTGATTTTGACAATGTGCAAAGAAACAAATTACTGAAGCCGACTAGAATCAGGAAGAGAACTAAGGAAAATATCAGGGCACGGAAATATATCCACACAATATCACGTCTACCTCTACAATCAAACATCCCCATTAAACCACTTCTGAGAaagaaggtaaaaaataagaaagtaaaACCTAAGGCAAATTGGTTTGGGGAGCTCACTGACCCTGAAATAATACTGAAACAAGCTCGTAAAAATAGCGAAAATACTGACGCAAACTTAGCTAGTAACGTTGCGGAATTAGATATAAATGCCTTGAACCCAACGTACGCTATGATTGaagtttataataaatgtAGGGAGAGGATAGACGCATCACCCACTTACAAGAGTGACAG TTGTATAGAAACCGTGGATGGTTACACATCTGCGATGATGTCTGTGTTagagaaaatgaaaaagaGGAGAGAGCTTGAGTTGGAAGAAATGGCTGTGAATCTCAGTAATACAAGGAGTGGCAGAGTTCAGAAAAGAATTCGTAAACCCAATAGGAAATATGAATCTCCAGACTGGTCGCCTCCTCAGACACGAACCTCGAAACCAGTGATGAAGAAGGATCAAGCACGTAAGGTAAAAAGTGGAGTTTTGAGGAGGACTTACAGTTTAAGAGGTTAA
- the LOC656414 gene encoding serine/threonine-protein kinase VRK1 isoform X1: protein MPRRANNSSSENDPPKKKTCSNSFDLRHGEYLKDITGKQWKLGKPVGVGGFGEIYLASDVLTKEVKTDCQYVAKVESHKNGPLFVEVNCYLRIAKREMIEEWKRAKNISSLGMPHYVASGSHVHKGEKYRFLILPKFDRDLEKVLQEKKILNLKTVLTISLQIIDVLEYIHSKGYMHSDIKASNILLSNQNKPKPTVCKRVSSGCTRVSSGYTFTSRLRACRKKPTRITRNLRPNAKVAFYLDDIPNFNQIFTNCVYEKPTTTQDQIYLLDYGLASKFLTSNGEHKPFCVDERKAHAGTVLFCSRDAHKGVHSRRSDLESLGYNIIYWLTGTLPWAGDADNPEIVAKKKQRAMADVEYFMNYCFSEYPKFLEEYFKYIQKLEFQEKPDYSYCKKLFRESLKTNGYKDDSRFDFDNVQRNKLLKPTRIRKRTKENIRARKYIHTISRLPLQSNIPIKPLLRKKVKNKKVKPKANWFGELTDPEIILKQARKNSENTDANLASNVAELDINALNPTYAMIEVYNKCRERIDASPTYKSDSCIETVDGYTSAMMSVLEKMKKRRELELEEMAVNLSNTRSGRVQKRIRKPNRKYESPDWSPPQTRTSKPVMKKDQARKVKSGVLRRTYSLRG from the exons ATGCCGAGACGTGCTAACAACAGTTCTTCGGAGAATGATCCCCCCAAAAAGAAGACTTGCAGCAACTCCTTTGATTTAAGACATGGGGAGTACCTAAAAGACATCACAGGGAAGCAGTGGAAATTGGGGAAACCTGTGGGTGTTGGGGGCTTTGGGGAGATCTACCTGGCCTCTGATGTCCTCACCAAAGAGGTCAAGACTGATTGTCAGTACGTGGCTAAGGTGGAAAGCCATAAAAACGGGCCGCTTTTTGTCGAAGTCAATTGTTACCTAAGGATTGCTAAACGCGAAATGA TTGAAGAGTGGAAGCGAGCAAAGAATATAAGTTCCCTCGGAATGCCCCACTATGTGGCGTCAGGTTCCCACGTCCACAAGGGTGAAAAGTATCGTTTCTTAATCCTCCCGAAATTTGACAGAGACTTGGAAAAAGTCCTCCAAGAGAAGAAAATCCTAAACCTTAAAACAGTGCTCACAATATCCCTCCAAATAATTGATGTTTTGGAATACATCCATAGTAAAGGCTACATGCACTCCGATATCAAGGCATCTAATATTCTTCTAAGTAACCAAAATAAGCCCAAACCAACCGTCTGTAAACGAGTGTCAAGCGGCTGCACACGAGTATCAAGCGGCTACACTTTCACCAGCCGTCTCCGTGCATGTCGCAAAAAACCAACCAGAATCACTAGAAACTTAAGGCCGAACGCTAAAGTCGCCTTTTATCTCGACGACataccaaattttaatcaaatctTCACTAATTGTG TGTAtgaaaaaccaacaacaacaCAGGACCAGATTTATCTCCTTGATTACGGTCTGGCGTCCAAATTTCTAACATCAAATGGCGAACATAAACCGTTTTGCGTTGACGAACGTAAAGCTCACGCTGGgactgttttattttgttcgcGTGATGCTCACAAGGGGGTGCATTCGCGACGCTCAGATTTGGAGTCTTTGGGGtacaatattatttattgGCTGACTGGGACTCTGCCATGGGCTGGTGATGCAGACAACCCGGAAATCGTAGccaaaaaaaagcaaagaGCTATGGCTGATGTGGAGTATTTCATGAATTACTGTTTCAGTGAATATCCTAAGTTTTTGGAAGAATATTTTAAGTATATTCAGAAACTGGAATTTCAG GAAAAGCCTGACTACAGCTACTGTAAGAAGCTCTTTAGGGAAAGTCTGAAAACGAACGGTTACAAAGACGATTCGCGCTTTGATTTTGACAATGTGCAAAGAAACAAATTACTGAAGCCGACTAGAATCAGGAAGAGAACTAAGGAAAATATCAGGGCACGGAAATATATCCACACAATATCACGTCTACCTCTACAATCAAACATCCCCATTAAACCACTTCTGAGAaagaaggtaaaaaataagaaagtaaaACCTAAGGCAAATTGGTTTGGGGAGCTCACTGACCCTGAAATAATACTGAAACAAGCTCGTAAAAATAGCGAAAATACTGACGCAAACTTAGCTAGTAACGTTGCGGAATTAGATATAAATGCCTTGAACCCAACGTACGCTATGATTGaagtttataataaatgtAGGGAGAGGATAGACGCATCACCCACTTACAAGAGTGACAG TTGTATAGAAACCGTGGATGGTTACACATCTGCGATGATGTCTGTGTTagagaaaatgaaaaagaGGAGAGAGCTTGAGTTGGAAGAAATGGCTGTGAATCTCAGTAATACAAGGAGTGGCAGAGTTCAGAAAAGAATTCGTAAACCCAATAGGAAATATGAATCTCCAGACTGGTCGCCTCCTCAGACACGAACCTCGAAACCAGTGATGAAGAAGGATCAAGCACGTAAGGTAAAAAGTGGAGTTTTGAGGAGGACTTACAGTTTAAGAGGTTAA
- the LOC656333 gene encoding B9 domain-containing protein 2: MAEVHIIGQITEAKDFPKQNLFCKWYLQVGNNWKVISGKKEGQTQVTSPQFGKVCKWSYPIDIHLATAGLQGWPKIYLQVYHLDWLGRSHIFGYGFITVPTTPGTHILDCYTWRPFGTIKDRFVQYFLGGGYQIKNPDLIFSSGERYKLSTEAMGVVSFELCVVLRNFSNYGVEYE; this comes from the exons ATGGCAGAAGTGCACATAATTGGGCAAATAACTGAAGCCAAAGATTTTCCAAAGCAGAATTTGTTCTGTAAATGGTATCTCCAAGTAG gtaaTAACTGGAAAGTTATTTCTGGGAAGAAGGAAGGTCAAACTCAAGTAACATCACCTCAGTTTGGTAAAGTTTGCAAGTGGTCTTATCCAATAGATATTCACCTAGCCACTGCTGGACTTCAag GTTGGCCTAAGATTTATTTGCAAGTTTATCACTTAGATTGGCTAGGCCGGAGTCACATTTTCGGTTACGGTTTCATAACAGTTCCTACAACTCCCGGGACCCATATTTTGGACTGCTACACTTGGAGACCATTTGGTACAATAAAAGATCGTTTTGTGCAGTATTTTCTGGGAGGTGggtatcaaataaaaaatccagACTTGATCTTCTCTTCGGGGGAACGTTATAAACTCTCTACGGAGGCTATGGGAGTTGTTTCATTTGAACTGTGTGTTGTACTTAG AAATTTCAGCAATTATGGAGTGGAATATGAGTAA